In a single window of the Terriglobia bacterium genome:
- a CDS encoding phage Gp37/Gp68 family protein — translation MSFESSIEWTDATWNPVRGCTKISPGCKHCYAETFAERFRGVKGHPYEQGFDLRLVPEKLGEPLRWRSPKMVFVNSMSDLFQDGVCDEYIVAVAKVMAHANWHTFQVLTKRADRLRELLSTKLRPFASEPHIWWGVSVENRKYGLPRIDHLRSAPAAVRFLSVEPLLEDLGQLNLLDIHWVIVGGESGPGARLMKKEWVLSVRDQCHAARVPFFFKQWGGVRKSAAGRLLQGKIYDEFPGRVVRPVPETHECITLARAIESAYTDTSRLSPTLRRVSM, via the coding sequence GTGTCATTTGAATCCTCAATTGAATGGACGGACGCGACCTGGAATCCCGTTCGCGGGTGCACCAAGATCAGCCCCGGCTGCAAGCATTGCTATGCCGAGACCTTCGCGGAGCGGTTTCGGGGAGTTAAGGGGCATCCTTACGAGCAAGGCTTTGATCTTCGCCTGGTGCCGGAAAAATTGGGCGAACCGCTGCGCTGGCGCTCTCCGAAGATGGTCTTTGTGAATTCCATGAGCGACCTCTTTCAGGATGGTGTCTGCGACGAATACATTGTTGCCGTTGCCAAGGTGATGGCTCACGCCAATTGGCATACGTTTCAGGTCCTCACCAAGCGCGCCGACCGCCTCCGCGAACTTCTCTCGACAAAGCTCCGGCCTTTCGCCTCCGAACCTCACATCTGGTGGGGCGTCAGCGTCGAAAACCGTAAATACGGACTCCCGCGAATCGACCATCTTCGCTCCGCGCCGGCTGCTGTTCGCTTTCTCTCGGTCGAGCCGCTGCTCGAAGACCTTGGGCAGCTTAATCTACTGGACATCCACTGGGTGATTGTGGGTGGGGAAAGCGGCCCGGGAGCCCGCCTGATGAAAAAGGAATGGGTTTTGTCGGTCAGAGATCAGTGCCACGCAGCGCGTGTTCCGTTCTTCTTCAAGCAGTGGGGCGGAGTGAGAAAATCGGCCGCCGGGCGTCTGCTGCAAGGAAAAATCTACGATGAATTTCCTGGGAGAGTCGTACGTCCGGTTCCTGAAACTCACGAGTGCATCACCCTTGCCCGGGCGATCGAGTCTGCTTATACGGACACCTCCAGGCTCAGTCCCACTCTGCGCCGTGTGAGTATGTGA
- a CDS encoding AI-2E family transporter gives MDKGLWTGQSGFARVFLLVVLGTVLYFVGRILQPFFPALAWAAILATVFYPVYERVRRFLHRRELASAVCCVLLTVAIILPVLSLLFLMASESVKAYKSLESVIGSGVPAKIAAIHNSSAYQHLEDYLRGLGLPEPDLGATAMRAVQAASKFLVEHSAAVLSGFMNFLVQLFVMLFGLYYLFLRGPQILRELRGLVPFRPEYEERIIQKFTGVVHATFTGSLAVALIQGALGGLGFLVFGISSPLLWGATMALMSLVPVVGTALIWGPVVIFYLVTGSFVKGLLMLVVFGVAIGSVDNILKPILIQRGMEIHTFWVFVSVIGGLSVFGFLGLVLGPFLFTILVSLLEIYKVEFGSVAIEKSPS, from the coding sequence ATGGATAAAGGCCTGTGGACCGGGCAAAGTGGTTTCGCGCGAGTCTTCCTCCTGGTTGTTCTTGGCACCGTCCTTTACTTCGTAGGACGCATCCTCCAACCTTTCTTCCCGGCGCTTGCCTGGGCGGCCATTCTGGCAACCGTTTTTTATCCCGTTTACGAACGGGTCCGGCGCTTTCTGCACCGGCGGGAACTGGCCAGCGCGGTATGTTGCGTGCTGCTGACGGTGGCCATTATTCTTCCCGTCCTGTCGCTGCTGTTCCTGATGGCGAGCGAGTCTGTAAAGGCATACAAATCCCTGGAAAGCGTGATCGGCAGCGGCGTTCCGGCAAAGATTGCCGCCATCCACAACTCCTCCGCGTACCAACACCTGGAGGACTATCTCCGGGGATTGGGCCTGCCGGAGCCCGACCTCGGGGCTACCGCGATGCGGGCCGTCCAGGCAGCGAGCAAGTTTCTGGTGGAGCACAGCGCCGCGGTGCTTTCCGGCTTTATGAATTTCCTTGTGCAACTTTTTGTGATGCTCTTCGGCCTCTACTACCTGTTTCTGCGCGGACCGCAGATCCTGCGCGAGTTGCGCGGCCTGGTTCCTTTCCGGCCGGAGTATGAGGAGCGCATCATCCAGAAGTTCACGGGCGTGGTTCATGCGACGTTCACCGGAAGCCTTGCGGTCGCCCTGATCCAGGGAGCGCTGGGCGGGCTGGGATTTCTGGTGTTTGGAATCTCCTCGCCGCTGCTCTGGGGAGCCACCATGGCGCTGATGTCGCTGGTGCCGGTGGTGGGAACAGCGCTGATTTGGGGGCCGGTGGTCATCTTTTATCTGGTGACAGGGTCGTTCGTAAAAGGGCTGCTGATGCTGGTGGTGTTTGGCGTCGCAATCGGCTCGGTAGATAACATTCTGAAGCCCATTCTGATCCAGCGGGGAATGGAAATTCACACGTTTTGGGTTTTCGTCAGCGTCATCGGCGGGCTCAGCGTTTTCGGCTTTCTGGGCCTGGTGTTGGGACCATTCCTTTTCACCATTCTGGTTTCTCTGCTCGAAATTTATAAAGTTGAATTCGGGAGCGTGGCCATCGAGAAATCCCCCTCCTGA
- a CDS encoding AAA family ATPase: protein MSQVQTLLDPTLHSPEVKDFERALIKRVVGQDRAIRRLARIYQVYKAGLAVAGRPLANLLFLGPTGSGKTRLVEATGEVLFGTQQSILKIDCAEFQHSHEIAKLIGSPPGYLGHRETQPLITQEALEAHYTDTLKLSFVLFDEIEKASDALWHLLLGILDRATLTLGDNRRVDFSHSIIFLTSNLGSQEVSKLMRGGMGFSADSRIDDEELDHKIYRVAVEAARRKFSPEFMNRIDKVIVFRSLRKEHLEDILDIELAKVQERIITAAPGNQFVFKCTRSARDLLLLEGTDPKSGARHLKRAIERHLVFPLSNLMATKQVCLGDVITVDADPGLSKLVFMREEQGALVGTASASVKQTALVAVSTERAASQALALKVSVD from the coding sequence ATGTCTCAAGTTCAGACGCTTCTGGATCCAACACTTCACAGCCCAGAGGTAAAAGACTTTGAGCGGGCGCTGATCAAGCGCGTTGTCGGCCAGGACCGCGCCATCCGGCGGCTGGCCAGAATCTATCAGGTGTATAAGGCCGGCCTGGCGGTGGCCGGACGGCCGCTGGCGAACCTGCTGTTCCTGGGGCCGACCGGTTCGGGAAAAACGCGGCTGGTGGAGGCCACCGGCGAGGTGTTGTTTGGGACTCAGCAATCGATTCTGAAGATCGACTGCGCTGAATTCCAGCACAGCCACGAGATCGCCAAGCTGATCGGCTCGCCGCCGGGCTATCTGGGGCACCGCGAGACGCAGCCGCTGATCACCCAGGAAGCGCTGGAGGCACACTACACAGATACTCTGAAGCTCTCGTTTGTCCTTTTTGACGAGATTGAAAAGGCCTCGGACGCCCTGTGGCATTTGCTGCTGGGCATCCTGGACAGGGCTACGCTTACACTGGGTGACAATCGCCGCGTTGACTTTTCGCACTCGATCATCTTTCTCACCTCCAACCTGGGCTCGCAGGAGGTATCGAAGCTCATGCGGGGCGGAATGGGATTCTCGGCTGATTCCCGGATTGACGATGAAGAGTTGGACCATAAGATCTATCGCGTGGCAGTAGAAGCCGCCCGGCGAAAGTTTTCTCCTGAGTTCATGAACCGCATTGACAAAGTCATTGTCTTCCGGTCGCTGCGGAAGGAACATCTGGAGGATATCCTCGATATCGAGCTGGCCAAAGTGCAGGAACGGATCATCACCGCTGCCCCGGGCAACCAGTTTGTCTTCAAGTGCACGCGCTCGGCGCGCGACCTCCTGTTGCTCGAGGGTACAGATCCCAAGAGCGGCGCCCGCCACTTGAAGCGGGCCATCGAGCGCCACCTGGTATTCCCGCTTTCGAACCTGATGGCCACCAAGCAGGTATGCCTGGGCGATGTCATAACGGTTGATGCGGACCCCGGCCTGTCAAAGCTGGTTTTTATGCGGGAGGAGCAAGGAGCGCTTGTCGGCACTGCCTCCGCTTCCGTCAAGCAGACGGCGCTTGTTGCGGTCTCCACAGAGCGCGCCGCCAGCCAGGCTCTGGCACTCAAGGTATCTGTGGATTGA
- a CDS encoding tetratricopeptide repeat protein, with product MDRYTRHQLKQDDFSEKMEALQIFAEEHLKEIIAVTVAVLVVAGAVWLIKSYYARREAAANTELQAAIGTFHAYVGNSQQGALTGAGESYPTADAKYQKALAQFSEVVRKYPRTKAGGYALIQMGVCQSQLGNDATAIKTLQNASKNSNKEIASQARFALAGVLGKTGKAEEAAKIYQDLADHPTTIVPRATALLAMADVYRASQPKRAREIYEQVQQEYGSDTVVADSLKQQLATLPQ from the coding sequence GTGGACCGATATACGCGCCATCAACTGAAGCAGGATGATTTCTCGGAAAAGATGGAGGCGCTCCAGATTTTTGCCGAGGAGCACCTGAAGGAGATCATTGCCGTTACCGTGGCGGTGCTCGTTGTGGCCGGCGCGGTGTGGTTGATCAAGAGTTATTACGCGCGACGGGAGGCTGCTGCAAACACGGAATTGCAGGCCGCCATTGGCACCTTCCATGCGTATGTAGGCAACAGTCAGCAGGGTGCTCTGACGGGCGCCGGAGAGAGTTATCCCACCGCCGATGCGAAATATCAAAAGGCCCTCGCACAGTTTTCTGAAGTCGTCAGAAAATATCCCCGCACCAAAGCGGGAGGATATGCCCTGATCCAGATGGGCGTCTGCCAGTCCCAACTGGGCAATGACGCAACCGCCATCAAGACCCTGCAGAACGCCAGCAAGAACTCCAACAAGGAGATCGCCTCCCAGGCCAGGTTTGCGCTGGCCGGCGTGCTGGGCAAGACCGGCAAGGCGGAAGAGGCCGCCAAAATTTATCAGGACCTTGCGGACCATCCCACAACCATCGTTCCCAGGGCCACCGCGCTGCTCGCCATGGCCGACGTTTACCGGGCTTCGCAGCCGAAGCGCGCTCGCGAGATTTATGAACAGGTCCAGCAGGAATACGGCTCTGACACCGTGGTCGCCGACTCCCTCAAGCAACAGCTCGCTACCTTGCCTCAATAG
- the tcmP gene encoding three-Cys-motif partner protein TcmP — MLDIRRIKSEYTSFGRSMTSEKKSRRVAGKMNGQEISAADGLPVRSSGVWAEEKLYYLRRYMDIFSNGMKKKWGDKLYYVDLFAGPGRCRVRGSDKEFDGSPLIALNDFDFANYYFFESEPACVGALDARAKTRAPNKLDKWRIIPGDCNDKIEEVKLPSEGLGVAFIDPTGISQIPFETVRKLTVDRKIDLIINFPEGMGIRMNLHQYTDTEMNALTRFVGSERWKTRYPQSTTSFDQVCSEIAKEYLANLESLGYRSLDSDWIPVRTDQMH, encoded by the coding sequence ATGCTTGACATAAGGCGAATAAAAAGCGAATATACATCCTTTGGAAGGAGTATGACAAGTGAGAAGAAATCGAGGAGGGTGGCGGGCAAAATGAATGGACAGGAAATTTCGGCCGCTGACGGCTTGCCGGTTCGGAGCAGCGGAGTTTGGGCGGAGGAAAAGCTCTACTATCTTCGCCGATACATGGACATCTTTTCAAATGGCATGAAGAAAAAGTGGGGCGACAAGCTGTATTACGTCGACCTGTTCGCCGGTCCGGGCCGGTGCCGTGTTCGAGGATCAGATAAGGAGTTTGACGGATCCCCACTCATTGCCCTGAACGATTTTGATTTCGCGAATTATTACTTCTTTGAGTCCGAGCCGGCTTGCGTTGGCGCCCTTGATGCGAGGGCCAAGACACGAGCACCGAACAAATTGGATAAGTGGCGGATAATTCCCGGAGATTGCAACGACAAGATTGAAGAGGTGAAGCTTCCCTCGGAAGGCTTGGGAGTGGCCTTCATAGACCCCACTGGGATTTCACAAATCCCTTTCGAAACGGTCCGGAAGCTAACCGTTGACCGTAAGATCGACCTGATAATAAATTTCCCCGAAGGCATGGGAATTCGCATGAATCTCCATCAGTACACAGACACGGAGATGAACGCCTTAACCCGCTTCGTGGGCAGCGAGAGGTGGAAAACCCGCTACCCACAATCGACAACATCGTTCGACCAGGTTTGTTCAGAAATAGCAAAGGAATACTTGGCAAATCTGGAATCGTTGGGATATCGTTCGTTGGACAGTGATTGGATACCGGTACGAACAGACCAAATGCATTGA
- a CDS encoding electron transfer flavoprotein-ubiquinone oxidoreductase: protein MAETERETLETDIVIVGAGPAGLSCALRLAQLIERRNANPSPGPALSPENIYVLEKAAEIGAHCLSGAVLDPRSLRELVPGFETKGAPIESPVTGDAVYFLTGSGRWKLPVNPPFLRNHGNYIVSLNRLTKWLGSLVEAAGISLFPGFAGSEILYDGRRVAGVRTDDKGIDRNGNPKSNFQPGYELRAKVTVFAEGPRGSLAKQLVREAGLDRAANPQAYSLGVKELWQVPAGRVRRGQVIHTAGWPLRARQFGGGFIYALEETVLSLGLVAGLDYEDPRFDVHNSFQQYKTHPFVKSLLEGGELLRYGAKTIPEGGYFSIPITATDGALVIGDAAGFMNAQRLKGIHLAIKTGMLAAETIFEALVRQDCSQAALSKFETKWRESWVHDELWKVRNYRQGFEHGFWPGVLHAGLQMMMGGRGVQARHPLRKDHEHMKRLDQLPPNGPEKIRPDGRLTSDKLSDVYRSGTQHEEDQPCHLKIADFNICNNRCTKEYGNPCQYFCPAAVYEMEENADGSGRHLKINASNCVHCKTCDIADPYEIITWVAPEGGGGPRYDRM, encoded by the coding sequence ATGGCTGAAACCGAAAGGGAAACCCTCGAAACTGACATCGTGATTGTGGGCGCGGGGCCTGCCGGACTCAGTTGCGCCTTGCGCCTGGCGCAGTTGATCGAGCGTCGCAACGCCAATCCTTCTCCCGGCCCGGCCTTGTCGCCGGAGAACATCTATGTCCTGGAAAAAGCGGCCGAGATTGGCGCCCACTGCCTTTCAGGAGCAGTGCTGGATCCGCGCTCACTGCGCGAACTGGTTCCGGGATTCGAAACGAAGGGCGCGCCCATCGAATCGCCGGTGACGGGCGACGCCGTCTATTTCCTGACAGGTTCAGGCCGGTGGAAGCTGCCAGTCAATCCTCCTTTCTTGCGGAACCATGGAAACTATATCGTTTCCCTTAACAGGCTGACCAAATGGCTCGGAAGCCTGGTTGAAGCCGCTGGGATAAGCCTGTTTCCGGGCTTTGCGGGTTCTGAAATCCTCTACGACGGCCGCCGGGTGGCGGGGGTCCGCACCGATGACAAGGGAATCGACAGGAACGGTAATCCTAAATCGAATTTCCAGCCGGGATATGAGTTGCGAGCGAAGGTGACCGTGTTTGCAGAAGGCCCGCGCGGCTCGCTGGCCAAGCAGCTTGTCCGCGAAGCGGGACTCGACCGTGCAGCCAATCCCCAGGCCTACTCGCTGGGCGTCAAGGAACTCTGGCAGGTCCCAGCCGGGCGCGTCCGGCGCGGGCAGGTGATCCACACTGCCGGCTGGCCGCTCCGCGCGCGGCAGTTTGGCGGCGGTTTCATATACGCGCTCGAAGAGACAGTGCTTTCTCTCGGCCTGGTGGCGGGGCTCGATTATGAGGACCCGCGCTTTGACGTTCACAACAGCTTCCAGCAATACAAGACACACCCCTTTGTGAAAAGCTTGCTCGAAGGCGGCGAGTTGCTTCGCTACGGAGCCAAAACCATTCCCGAAGGCGGATATTTTTCGATCCCCATCACCGCCACCGACGGCGCGCTGGTGATCGGGGACGCCGCAGGCTTCATGAATGCCCAGCGGCTGAAGGGAATCCACCTGGCGATCAAGACGGGCATGCTGGCTGCGGAGACCATTTTCGAAGCCCTCGTGCGGCAAGACTGCTCGCAGGCCGCGCTCAGCAAGTTTGAAACAAAGTGGCGCGAAAGCTGGGTGCACGATGAGCTCTGGAAGGTCCGCAATTATCGTCAGGGATTTGAGCACGGATTCTGGCCCGGAGTGCTGCATGCGGGCTTGCAGATGATGATGGGCGGGCGCGGCGTCCAGGCGCGCCACCCGCTTCGAAAAGACCACGAACATATGAAGCGCCTGGACCAGCTTCCGCCCAACGGGCCTGAGAAAATCAGGCCGGACGGCAGGCTCACGTCCGACAAGCTGTCGGACGTCTACCGCAGTGGAACGCAGCACGAGGAAGACCAGCCTTGCCACCTGAAGATTGCCGATTTCAACATCTGCAACAACCGCTGCACGAAGGAATACGGAAATCCCTGTCAGTACTTCTGCCCGGCGGCGGTGTACGAGATGGAAGAGAACGCCGACGGGTCCGGGCGACATCTGAAGATCAACGCCTCGAACTGCGTTCACTGCAAAACCTGCGACATCGCAGATCCCTATGAGATCATTACCTGGGTTGCCCCGGAAGGCGGCGGAGGCCCGCGTTATGATCGAATGTGA
- a CDS encoding lysophospholipid acyltransferase family protein, producing MADASEKFVTAVDGAEGSEAREQGDLAENPREFTRWQRFEIFIASWVGFLAVLLIGRTLRWHVEGWEHWEAAKRAGKGIIYTFWHREIFSACWFWRRRGIVVMTSQNFDGEYIARIIGMHGYGASRGSSSRGAGRALAEMAHCLRSGRDAAFTIDGPRGPRFVAKRGSVILSHSTGASILCFHIALKSAYVFRKTWDQTQFPHPFSRAAIFIAPPIVVAEDAGEAEQNRKQQEVQIALDDLRRRGMAWSAAD from the coding sequence ATGGCGGATGCATCGGAGAAATTCGTAACCGCTGTGGACGGCGCGGAAGGGAGCGAAGCCCGCGAGCAGGGAGATCTCGCGGAAAATCCCCGCGAGTTCACCCGCTGGCAACGATTTGAAATCTTTATCGCAAGCTGGGTTGGTTTTCTTGCAGTCCTGCTGATTGGCCGCACGCTGCGCTGGCACGTCGAGGGCTGGGAACACTGGGAAGCGGCGAAGCGCGCAGGGAAGGGCATCATCTACACTTTCTGGCACCGCGAGATATTCTCCGCCTGCTGGTTCTGGCGGCGGCGCGGCATCGTGGTGATGACCAGCCAGAATTTTGACGGTGAATACATCGCGCGCATCATCGGGATGCACGGCTACGGAGCGTCGCGCGGATCGAGCAGCCGGGGCGCCGGTCGCGCGCTGGCGGAGATGGCGCACTGCCTGCGCTCGGGGCGCGATGCGGCGTTCACCATCGACGGGCCGCGCGGTCCAAGGTTTGTGGCCAAGCGAGGCTCGGTGATTTTGTCGCATTCGACCGGCGCATCCATTCTCTGCTTTCATATCGCACTCAAAAGCGCCTACGTGTTCCGCAAGACCTGGGACCAGACCCAGTTCCCGCATCCCTTCAGCCGCGCCGCCATCTTTATCGCTCCGCCCATTGTGGTGGCCGAGGATGCCGGCGAAGCGGAACAGAACCGCAAACAGCAGGAAGTCCAAATTGCGCTGGACGATTTGCGACGGCGCGGAATGGCGTGGTCAGCGGCGGATTAA
- a CDS encoding DUF1080 domain-containing protein encodes MKKSSIVLVAFFATIAVLIGFELRASGQQHKEPIGYEDTPMLPGGKWHVHDGRRPHPPIVTPGSFSSQQTPDQPPSDAIILFDGKDLSKWQSAKGGPAQWTVENGYFEVALGKGDIETEDKFGPIQLHLEWSEPNPPHGESQSRGNSGVYLQGQYEIQVLDSYNNITYADGQTGAVYGQHPPLANACRPPGEWQTYDIAFTPAIFQGGEVAMPAYVTVFQNGVLVQDHTEIWGSTGHRIFPHYKPDVGSTGPLILQDHHNPVRYRNIWIREIKPVA; translated from the coding sequence ATGAAAAAGAGTTCCATCGTTCTCGTTGCTTTTTTTGCCACCATTGCGGTTCTGATTGGTTTCGAGCTCCGCGCCAGCGGCCAGCAGCACAAGGAGCCGATTGGTTATGAAGACACTCCCATGCTGCCGGGAGGCAAGTGGCATGTTCATGACGGCCGCCGTCCGCATCCGCCGATCGTCACGCCGGGAAGCTTCAGCAGCCAGCAGACTCCAGACCAACCGCCCTCCGACGCTATCATTCTGTTTGACGGCAAAGATCTGTCCAAGTGGCAGTCGGCAAAGGGCGGGCCTGCCCAATGGACGGTCGAGAACGGATATTTCGAAGTAGCCCTGGGTAAGGGCGACATTGAAACCGAAGATAAATTCGGCCCCATTCAACTCCACCTCGAGTGGAGCGAGCCCAATCCTCCGCACGGAGAGAGCCAATCTCGAGGTAACAGCGGCGTCTACCTGCAGGGACAGTATGAAATCCAGGTGCTCGACAGCTACAACAACATCACCTATGCGGATGGCCAGACCGGCGCCGTCTACGGCCAGCATCCGCCGCTCGCGAATGCCTGCCGGCCGCCCGGTGAGTGGCAGACCTACGACATAGCCTTCACGCCAGCCATCTTCCAGGGCGGCGAAGTTGCGATGCCCGCTTATGTCACCGTCTTCCAGAACGGCGTGCTGGTGCAGGACCACACGGAAATCTGGGGTTCCACCGGGCATCGCATCTTCCCGCATTACAAGCCCGACGTGGGCAGCACCGGCCCGCTAATCCTCCAGGACCACCACAATCCCGTGCGCTACCGCAACATCTGGATTCGGGAAATCAAGCCCGTGGCATGA
- a CDS encoding carbohydrate-binding family 9-like protein, whose translation MGSESGEKLAHYTAYRAAGAITVDGRLDEPSWAMAPRSSAFVDIVTGQPAWFETRVSILWDDENIFFGFRADEPNVWATLTERDSKIYEDNDVEVFIAGQDAYYEFEINALNTIYEVFWIWKDQLKPGGKFHGKPDWDPARHKIMEIEGIGGHIHPRGWRYGFLDWDYPGLRHAVHVDGTLNRRDDVDKGWTVELAFPWKGLELLADGRSLPPKDGDIWRIDCSRFQQVNRKGERLEVSPGWTWNKHGYYDSHIPEVFTYVHFSDQVVQEGLK comes from the coding sequence ATGGGAAGTGAATCAGGAGAAAAGCTGGCGCATTATACGGCTTATCGGGCGGCGGGGGCGATCACGGTGGATGGCAGGCTTGATGAGCCTTCGTGGGCGATGGCGCCGCGTTCGAGCGCTTTTGTGGACATTGTGACGGGCCAGCCGGCATGGTTTGAGACGCGCGTCTCGATCCTGTGGGATGACGAGAATATCTTTTTCGGTTTCAGGGCCGATGAGCCGAACGTATGGGCCACGCTCACCGAGCGCGACTCAAAGATATACGAAGACAATGATGTGGAAGTCTTCATCGCCGGGCAGGATGCTTACTATGAATTTGAGATCAACGCGCTCAACACGATTTATGAAGTTTTCTGGATCTGGAAAGACCAGTTGAAGCCGGGCGGAAAATTTCATGGCAAGCCGGACTGGGACCCAGCGCGGCACAAAATCATGGAGATTGAGGGGATCGGCGGGCACATTCATCCGCGCGGCTGGCGCTACGGATTTCTCGACTGGGATTATCCCGGCCTCAGGCACGCCGTGCACGTGGACGGCACGCTCAACCGGCGCGATGACGTGGACAAAGGCTGGACGGTGGAACTGGCCTTTCCGTGGAAAGGGCTTGAGCTGCTTGCCGACGGCCGCTCGCTGCCGCCCAAGGACGGTGACATCTGGCGCATTGACTGCTCACGCTTCCAGCAGGTGAACAGAAAAGGCGAGCGGCTGGAAGTGAGCCCCGGCTGGACGTGGAACAAGCACGGCTACTATGATTCGCACATCCCGGAGGTTTTCACCTACGTACACTTTTCAGACCAGGTGGTACAGGAAGGACTGAAGTAG
- the coaE gene encoding dephospho-CoA kinase (Dephospho-CoA kinase (CoaE) performs the final step in coenzyme A biosynthesis.) produces the protein MSVSARYFGLTGGIACGKTAVAALLRDLGAYIIDADKIGHEMLLSTSPAFPELIAAFGRGILDSAGRIDRRKLGPLVFADPEQLQQLNRIVHPRIIERIGRLAAEHCQQHPGAVVVVDAALIYETGIPGRFLKTIVAWCRPEQQVERVIAKSGLSPEDAEKRIASQMPADEKCRRADFVIDCSGGLEETRRQVKDLYPVLQQLVRSE, from the coding sequence TGGCGGTATTGCCTGCGGGAAAACCGCCGTCGCCGCACTGCTGCGCGACCTCGGTGCGTACATCATCGATGCTGACAAGATAGGCCACGAAATGCTGCTCTCAACCTCGCCCGCTTTTCCTGAACTCATAGCGGCGTTCGGGCGCGGGATTCTTGACTCCGCGGGGCGCATCGACCGCAGGAAGCTCGGCCCGCTCGTTTTCGCAGACCCCGAACAGTTGCAGCAGTTGAACCGCATCGTGCATCCGCGCATCATTGAACGCATCGGCCGGCTGGCCGCGGAGCATTGCCAACAGCATCCTGGGGCCGTGGTGGTCGTTGATGCCGCGCTGATCTACGAGACCGGCATCCCCGGGCGGTTTTTGAAGACGATTGTCGCCTGGTGCCGGCCTGAACAGCAGGTCGAGCGGGTGATCGCCAAATCCGGCCTCAGCCCCGAAGACGCGGAGAAACGCATCGCCAGCCAGATGCCTGCGGATGAAAAATGCCGCCGCGCCGATTTTGTGATCGATTGCTCCGGCGGCCTCGAAGAAACGCGCCGCCAGGTCAAAGATCTGTATCCCGTGCTGCAACAACTCGTCCGAAGCGAGTGA